The Synechocystis sp. PCC 7509 genome includes a window with the following:
- a CDS encoding DUF3352 domain-containing protein, whose amino-acid sequence MTKKNKLLLPILATSLLVGGGLAVYWLVIAPQQLAQLPLGANIIPQDALLTVSVSTEPSKWQQLREFGTPQTQAILDNYLVELRDRFLTDNGYNYQQDIQPWVGKEVTLAVVSPQKSPESQAMVIVLPIAKPDVAARLLSKAQVKTKDITYKGIQIRSTTNYWATVLDNRFLVISDNLKATERAIDTFKGENSLLKMPSFREKFGEIAQENPFAQVYVNVPAAARLANSNPQKLSPQLAGLQQSLGLATTINLELEGVELKSVSWLKPDSDRVHVVQNNAGKMQNLLPAETLMMVSGGNLQQLWVDYLRSVKTNPLTPIPPENLRAGVKSTTGLDLDEDLLSWMDGEFSLAVIPAPTKAEAAPNDFALSLAFMVQAKDTDKAKKAFQEIDKVISSQYQFKIQETQVAGKPVVNWIAPYGTLTATHGWLEGNVAFFTLGAPLAEKIIPRPAVNLASTEQFQKAVPSELSPNNGQFFLNINPTFKNLPLPQIIPNQQIVLEAVRSVGITTAVKDRHSIRYDIFMALNKAGNPQPLPSPSLSPSPRP is encoded by the coding sequence ATGACTAAAAAAAACAAATTACTGCTGCCGATATTAGCAACCAGTTTGCTAGTTGGGGGTGGTTTAGCCGTCTACTGGCTTGTAATTGCGCCTCAACAATTAGCTCAACTGCCTCTGGGAGCAAATATTATCCCGCAAGATGCGTTACTTACGGTTTCGGTGTCTACAGAGCCGAGTAAGTGGCAGCAATTGCGAGAATTTGGTACGCCTCAAACCCAAGCTATCTTAGATAATTACTTAGTGGAATTGCGCGATCGCTTTCTTACAGATAATGGTTACAACTATCAACAAGATATCCAGCCTTGGGTAGGTAAAGAAGTTACTTTAGCGGTAGTATCCCCGCAAAAATCCCCAGAATCTCAAGCAATGGTGATAGTATTACCGATTGCTAAACCTGATGTGGCGGCGCGGTTGCTGTCAAAAGCTCAAGTTAAAACGAAAGACATTACTTATAAAGGTATTCAAATAAGATCAACTACCAACTACTGGGCAACGGTACTAGATAATCGTTTTTTGGTAATTAGCGATAATCTTAAAGCGACCGAAAGAGCAATTGATACTTTCAAAGGAGAAAATTCTTTACTGAAAATGCCCAGTTTTAGGGAAAAATTTGGAGAGATTGCCCAAGAAAATCCTTTTGCCCAAGTTTACGTAAATGTTCCCGCCGCCGCTCGGCTAGCAAATAGCAATCCCCAAAAACTATCGCCGCAACTAGCTGGGCTTCAGCAAAGTCTTGGGTTGGCAACAACAATTAACTTAGAGCTAGAAGGGGTTGAGCTTAAAAGTGTATCGTGGTTGAAGCCAGATAGCGATCGCGTTCATGTAGTGCAAAATAATGCCGGGAAAATGCAGAATCTTTTACCCGCCGAAACTTTGATGATGGTATCGGGGGGAAACTTACAGCAATTATGGGTTGATTATTTGCGATCAGTAAAAACTAACCCTTTGACACCAATTCCCCCGGAAAACTTACGAGCGGGAGTAAAAAGTACAACGGGATTAGATTTAGATGAAGACTTGCTCAGTTGGATGGATGGAGAATTTTCTTTAGCGGTAATTCCAGCGCCAACAAAAGCTGAGGCTGCACCGAATGATTTTGCATTGTCTTTAGCGTTTATGGTGCAAGCAAAAGATACAGATAAAGCTAAAAAAGCATTTCAGGAAATAGACAAAGTAATTAGCAGTCAGTACCAGTTTAAGATTCAAGAAACGCAAGTAGCAGGAAAACCCGTCGTTAACTGGATTGCTCCCTATGGGACGTTAACTGCAACTCACGGTTGGTTAGAGGGAAATGTTGCTTTTTTCACCCTTGGCGCACCGTTAGCTGAGAAAATTATTCCCCGACCTGCGGTCAATTTAGCGAGTACCGAGCAATTCCAAAAAGCCGTACCATCGGAACTTAGCCCGAATAATGGGCAGTTTTTCTTGAACATCAATCCAACGTTTAAAAACTTGCCGCTACCGCAAATTATTCCTAACCAACAAATCGTCCTAGAGGCAGTACGTTCGGTAGGAATTACTACCGCCGTAAAAGATCGCCATAGTATTCGTTATGACATTTTTATGGCACTTAATAAAGCTGGAAACCCTCAACCTTTACCTAGTCCTAGTTTGTCTCCCTCACCGCGACCTTAA
- the ccsB gene encoding c-type cytochrome biogenesis protein CcsB, protein MNLVSLQNWLDNAAFAVLFVTMLIYWVGAAFPQLRYLPALGTAGMAIANLCMATLLGARWIEAGYFPLSNLYESLFFLAWGITTIHFLAENNSRSRLVGVATAPVAMAIVAFATLTLPSQMQNSEPLVPALKSNWLMMHVSVMMLSYSALMVGSLLAIAFLIVTRGANIELRGSSVGTGGYRLHRSTDLATSKVANFSQYNSNGNTAVLNLPTTEAITETLSPQRLNLAETLDNISYRIIGLGFPLLTIGIIAGGVWANEAWGSYWSWDPKETWALITWLVFAAYLHSRITRGWQGRSPAILASAGFVVVWVCYLGVNLLGKGLHSYGWFF, encoded by the coding sequence ATGAATCTGGTTTCACTGCAAAACTGGCTAGATAATGCTGCGTTTGCGGTATTATTTGTCACTATGTTAATTTACTGGGTTGGGGCAGCTTTTCCCCAATTACGTTATTTACCCGCTTTGGGAACGGCAGGAATGGCGATCGCCAACTTATGTATGGCAACTTTATTAGGGGCAAGATGGATAGAAGCTGGCTACTTCCCTTTAAGCAATTTGTACGAATCGCTGTTTTTTCTAGCTTGGGGAATTACTACTATCCACTTTTTGGCAGAAAACAATAGCCGCAGCCGTTTAGTTGGAGTTGCAACCGCACCTGTAGCGATGGCAATTGTGGCATTTGCGACTTTAACTTTGCCCTCTCAAATGCAAAATTCTGAGCCTTTAGTTCCTGCTCTTAAGTCAAATTGGCTAATGATGCACGTCAGCGTCATGATGTTGAGCTATTCAGCTTTGATGGTGGGATCGTTACTGGCGATCGCATTTTTAATTGTGACTCGTGGGGCAAATATCGAATTGCGGGGTAGTTCTGTAGGTACGGGGGGCTATCGTTTGCATCGCTCTACAGATTTAGCAACTTCAAAAGTGGCTAATTTCTCTCAGTACAACAGTAATGGTAATACGGCGGTGCTTAACTTACCTACAACTGAAGCCATAACTGAAACTCTTTCACCCCAACGCCTTAATCTGGCGGAAACTTTGGATAATATCAGCTACCGGATTATTGGGCTAGGATTTCCCTTGCTTACCATCGGGATTATCGCCGGGGGAGTTTGGGCAAATGAAGCTTGGGGATCTTACTGGAGTTGGGACCCTAAAGAAACTTGGGCTTTAATCACTTGGCTAGTATTTGCCGCTTATCTCCACTCTCGCATTACTCGCGGTTGGCAAGGGCGCAGTCCAGCTATTTTAGCTTCGGCTGGGTTTGTAGTGGTATGGGTTTGTTATCTGGGAGTCAATCTTTTAGGTAAAGGCTTGCATTCCTACGGCTGGTTCTTTTAG
- a CDS encoding HetZ-related protein 2: MGKLAQQIEQQWRSQLEIECAEQSRTTRESILSWLLGIDVERFESLETHQLEIATSAIAYRYRILKERYLGIAPERAYSNLIKRLGSVVLLRSKISTGVALSRDRHRAVADVLQEVLQELLQSDRYMQQQMTWIAQFTKERRLQNALLFAATEEYCLRPVRNQPLLAYRFVNYLRRSQRGGLTNVPVKDLVRLVSDEVLTEENDNPVNLLDNQAIAEYENNRVIEQQQAARSRVQQEFSDYLTEKLGKDAAQWLELYLQGKSPEEIATAINLDIKKVYRLREKVSYHAVQVFAIKSNSPIVDEWLETSLEENNFGLLPQQWAKLWADLSPNQRQLIEFKKVGQDIDAIALELKLKAHQVISEWGKIYLAAQAMRSQS, translated from the coding sequence ATGGGGAAGTTAGCTCAACAAATAGAGCAGCAATGGCGATCACAGTTAGAAATAGAGTGTGCTGAACAAAGCCGCACGACAAGGGAGAGTATTCTTAGCTGGCTGTTGGGAATAGATGTAGAGCGATTTGAAAGCTTAGAAACTCATCAGCTAGAAATTGCCACCAGTGCGATCGCCTATCGCTACCGAATTTTAAAAGAGCGTTATCTGGGTATAGCACCAGAAAGAGCTTACAGTAATTTAATTAAAAGACTGGGAAGCGTGGTATTGCTGCGCAGTAAGATTAGTACCGGGGTAGCGTTAAGCCGAGATCGCCATCGAGCGGTAGCCGATGTACTGCAAGAAGTATTACAAGAATTACTGCAAAGTGATCGTTATATGCAGCAGCAAATGACTTGGATTGCCCAGTTTACTAAAGAGCGACGACTGCAAAATGCTTTACTATTTGCAGCGACGGAAGAATACTGTTTGCGCCCGGTACGCAATCAACCTTTACTAGCTTATAGATTTGTCAATTATTTGCGACGAAGCCAAAGAGGGGGACTAACTAACGTTCCAGTGAAAGATTTAGTTAGGTTAGTATCAGACGAAGTGCTAACAGAGGAAAATGATAACCCTGTTAATTTATTAGATAATCAAGCGATCGCCGAGTATGAAAACAATCGAGTAATAGAACAACAACAAGCCGCTCGTAGCCGCGTTCAGCAAGAATTTTCCGACTACTTAACCGAAAAACTGGGGAAAGATGCAGCCCAATGGTTGGAGTTATATTTACAAGGAAAATCCCCCGAAGAAATCGCCACAGCAATAAATTTAGATATCAAAAAAGTTTATAGATTGCGCGAAAAAGTCAGTTATCACGCCGTCCAGGTTTTTGCAATAAAAAGTAACTCACCAATAGTTGACGAGTGGTTAGAGACTTCACTGGAGGAAAACAACTTTGGGTTATTACCCCAGCAGTGGGCAAAATTATGGGCAGATTTAAGTCCAAATCAGCGCCAGTTGATTGAGTTTAAAAAAGTAGGTCAAGATATAGATGCGATCGCCCTAGAGCTAAAACTCAAAGCCCACCAAGTTATTAGTGAATGGGGAAAAATCTATTTAGCGGCTCAAGCTATGCGTAGTCAAAGTTAA
- the pstA gene encoding phosphate ABC transporter permease PstA: MTYQDTDSSKSINRSLNRSPNSKRVVFGTVMTVLAFACAIAALIPLVAVLSYVIIKGFSRLNLSVFTELPPPPLVEGGGFGSAIVGTLMMVGIAALISIPVGVLAAIYLTEFSKGKVADTIRFATNVLSGVPSIIAGVFAYGVVVLTMGTFSAIAGGIALAILMLPIIVRTTDESLQLVSRELRQAAVGIGATKFQTVMQVVLPVAIPAIVTGTTLAIARAAGETAPLLFTALFTQFWPTNLTSPTPSLAVLVFNFAIVPFDNQQELAWAASLVLVLLVLVTSIISRMATRKRA, translated from the coding sequence ATGACCTACCAAGACACCGATAGCTCTAAAAGTATAAACCGGAGCTTAAATCGTTCTCCTAACTCTAAACGAGTAGTTTTTGGCACGGTAATGACGGTTTTGGCGTTTGCCTGCGCGATCGCGGCGTTAATTCCTTTGGTTGCTGTTCTTAGTTACGTGATTATCAAAGGTTTTAGCCGCCTTAATCTCAGCGTGTTTACAGAACTTCCGCCACCGCCCTTAGTAGAAGGTGGCGGCTTTGGTAGCGCGATTGTTGGTACGCTAATGATGGTCGGGATTGCTGCTTTAATTAGTATTCCTGTGGGGGTACTAGCAGCGATTTATCTGACGGAGTTTAGCAAAGGTAAAGTCGCCGATACTATCCGGTTTGCTACCAACGTCCTTAGCGGCGTTCCGTCGATTATTGCCGGAGTTTTTGCCTACGGGGTGGTAGTGTTGACTATGGGAACATTTAGCGCGATCGCTGGTGGGATTGCTTTAGCAATTTTGATGCTGCCAATTATTGTTCGCACTACCGACGAATCGCTGCAATTAGTCTCAAGAGAATTGCGCCAAGCGGCGGTAGGGATTGGGGCAACTAAGTTTCAAACCGTCATGCAAGTTGTTTTGCCTGTAGCGATTCCAGCGATTGTTACGGGAACTACTTTAGCGATCGCCAGAGCCGCCGGAGAAACAGCGCCGTTGTTGTTTACAGCCTTGTTTACGCAGTTTTGGCCCACAAATTTAACCTCGCCCACTCCATCACTAGCGGTGTTAGTTTTCAACTTTGCGATCGTGCCGTTTGATAACCAACAAGAACTCGCTTGGGCGGCTTCTTTAGTTTTGGTACTTTTAGTTTTGGTTACTAGCATTATCTCTCGCATGGCTACTCGCAAGCGTGCTTAA
- a CDS encoding 2-phosphosulfolactate phosphatase family protein yields the protein MKLFIYHTPELTPTDTVPDCAIAVDVLRATTTMATVLAAGGEAIQVFSNLDTLIEVSASWDADKRLRAGERGGAKVEGFDLGNSPLDCTEKLVKGRRLFISTTNGTRALQRVQSAPAVLAAAFVNRAAAVNYLLAKQPETVWIVGSGWEGTYSLEDTACAGAICHSILQQANIPLAELAGNDEVIGAIALYEQWQSRLVELLHQASHGKRLLRLNCDDDIKYCAQVDILDVLPIQQELGVLKLV from the coding sequence GTGAAGCTATTTATTTACCATACTCCCGAACTTACTCCCACTGATACTGTCCCCGATTGTGCGATCGCAGTGGATGTACTTCGAGCTACAACGACGATGGCGACGGTTTTGGCGGCTGGTGGTGAGGCGATCCAGGTGTTTAGCAATTTGGATACTTTGATAGAGGTTAGCGCTTCCTGGGACGCGGATAAACGTCTGCGAGCCGGAGAGCGGGGCGGTGCGAAGGTGGAAGGGTTCGATTTGGGAAATTCTCCTTTAGACTGCACTGAAAAGCTGGTAAAAGGACGCAGATTGTTTATTAGTACAACTAATGGAACTCGCGCTTTACAACGGGTACAAAGCGCCCCAGCCGTCTTAGCTGCGGCTTTTGTTAATCGAGCCGCCGCCGTAAATTATCTTTTGGCTAAACAGCCTGAAACTGTCTGGATTGTTGGTTCTGGTTGGGAAGGTACTTATTCCTTGGAAGATACGGCTTGCGCTGGGGCGATTTGTCATAGTATTTTACAACAAGCAAATATACCTCTAGCTGAACTTGCGGGTAATGATGAAGTGATAGGTGCGATCGCTCTTTACGAACAATGGCAAAGTCGTTTAGTTGAGCTATTACACCAAGCAAGTCACGGTAAACGGCTATTACGCCTCAATTGTGACGATGATATAAAATACTGCGCTCAGGTAGATATTTTAGATGTTTTGCCTATTCAACAAGAGCTAGGGGTGTTGAAATTGGTGTAA
- a CDS encoding M61 family metallopeptidase: MTQATLTQFSQLRCENAPIITYRVAMPQPESHLFEVVLSVQGYLLPVLNLKLPVWTPGSYLVREYAKHVQDFGAKSGENKLVWHKIAKNHWQIETSNLDNQTIEISYRVFANELSVRTNHLDATHGYFNGAAIFFRIPGLEAQPMQIEVALPQDNWQVTTPLPEVTGQTNKFIAADFDTLVDSPFEIGTQEVYEFEVLGKAHQLAIWGGKSNIAPEKVIADTQKIIEVEAKIFGGLPYDHYIFLLHLSTQGNGGLEHKYACSLNYPRFGFRAPDKYNRFMQLVAHEFFHLWNVKRIRPKALEVFDYDGENYTSSLWFSEGTTSYYDLTIPLKAGIYNVKTFLQNLGKEITRYELTPGRWVQPVSESSLDAWIKLYRPEANSNNAQISYYLKGEMVSLLLDLLIRAKHNNLKSLDDVMLKMWQQFGIEEIGFTPQQLQEVIEAVAEIDLTDFFAKYIDGTEELPFNQYLEPFGLQVVGEDKDLVPHLGIKVNSEQGREVVKFVESGTPAQKAGIDPGDELLAIDGIRVTASTMSEFLQDYQGGDSIEVTVFHQEQLRQYQVTLGEPRPSSYGVKPVSNPTEKQQQNFANYLGEDLQKWVMGNG; this comes from the coding sequence ATGACTCAAGCCACCTTAACTCAATTTAGTCAGCTTCGGTGCGAAAACGCACCAATAATTACTTATCGCGTCGCCATGCCTCAACCTGAATCACATTTATTTGAGGTAGTGTTGTCAGTGCAAGGTTACCTATTGCCTGTATTAAATTTAAAACTACCTGTATGGACACCAGGCTCGTACTTAGTGAGGGAGTATGCCAAACACGTTCAAGATTTTGGCGCAAAATCGGGTGAAAATAAGTTAGTTTGGCACAAAATCGCTAAAAATCACTGGCAAATTGAAACTTCTAACTTAGATAACCAAACTATTGAGATTAGTTACCGAGTTTTTGCCAATGAGCTATCAGTACGCACAAATCATTTAGATGCAACGCACGGTTATTTTAACGGTGCGGCGATATTTTTTAGAATTCCTGGATTAGAAGCACAACCAATGCAAATTGAAGTCGCTTTACCGCAAGACAATTGGCAAGTTACCACGCCACTACCAGAAGTTACAGGACAAACTAATAAATTTATCGCCGCAGATTTTGACACCTTAGTAGATAGCCCCTTTGAAATTGGGACTCAGGAAGTTTATGAATTTGAAGTATTAGGAAAAGCTCACCAATTGGCTATTTGGGGGGGAAAGAGTAATATTGCTCCAGAGAAAGTAATTGCTGACACCCAGAAAATAATTGAAGTAGAGGCTAAAATATTTGGTGGATTGCCTTACGATCACTATATATTTTTGCTGCATTTATCCACCCAAGGCAACGGCGGATTAGAACATAAATATGCTTGCTCCTTAAACTATCCTCGTTTTGGATTTCGCGCCCCAGACAAATACAATCGTTTTATGCAACTGGTAGCCCACGAGTTTTTTCACTTGTGGAATGTCAAGCGCATTCGCCCCAAAGCCTTAGAAGTATTTGATTACGACGGCGAAAACTACACATCGTCCTTGTGGTTTAGTGAAGGGACGACAAGCTATTACGACTTAACAATCCCATTAAAGGCGGGAATTTATAACGTTAAAACTTTTTTACAGAATTTGGGTAAAGAAATTACTCGTTACGAGTTAACACCGGGGCGATGGGTGCAGCCAGTAAGCGAATCAAGCTTAGATGCTTGGATTAAGTTGTATAGACCCGAAGCCAACAGTAATAACGCGCAAATTTCTTACTATTTAAAAGGGGAGATGGTGTCACTGTTGCTAGACTTATTGATTCGAGCAAAACATAACAATCTCAAATCCCTAGATGACGTGATGCTAAAAATGTGGCAACAATTTGGGATTGAGGAAATAGGGTTTACGCCTCAGCAGTTGCAGGAAGTAATAGAAGCGGTTGCAGAGATAGATTTAACAGACTTTTTTGCCAAATATATTGATGGCACAGAGGAGTTGCCGTTTAATCAATATTTAGAGCCCTTTGGTTTGCAGGTAGTAGGGGAAGACAAAGACCTAGTGCCGCATTTAGGAATAAAAGTAAATTCTGAGCAGGGGAGAGAAGTAGTTAAATTTGTAGAATCGGGTACACCAGCGCAGAAAGCGGGAATCGATCCGGGAGATGAGTTATTAGCAATAGATGGAATTAGAGTAACAGCAAGCACAATGAGCGAATTCTTGCAAGATTATCAAGGGGGAGACAGCATAGAAGTTACAGTATTTCATCAAGAACAATTGCGTCAATACCAAGTAACTTTAGGAGAGCCACGTCCGAGTAGTTACGGGGTAAAACCCGTTAGTAACCCTACCGAGAAACAGCAACAGAATTTTGCTAATTATTTAGGTGAAGACTTACAGAAATGGGTAATGGGTAATGGGTAA
- a CDS encoding tetratricopeptide repeat protein, translating into MFHYWKYAFIPVCAVAMLGLKPVFAATSASEYRSIGLSYRANARYDQAIAAFKKSVDLEPENASARVLLGWTQHLAGHQKTAAESLLPVVYNDPQYVPALNALGIVYLVNGDVTAAVVTHTWAAMLEPNNEIAYYNLSLSLHQLKLYSLAVSTATKAAQLEPNNPHSLVAKAIAYWSLGDFTSAKLTYRQALNLDPRYNNPFFLKHLQKAAFSQSQIAIAEQILSAKK; encoded by the coding sequence ATGTTCCACTACTGGAAATATGCTTTTATTCCTGTTTGTGCTGTTGCAATGCTTGGACTTAAACCAGTTTTTGCGGCGACTTCTGCTAGTGAATACCGCTCTATCGGTCTATCTTACCGAGCTAACGCACGTTACGATCAGGCGATCGCAGCTTTTAAAAAATCTGTTGACCTTGAACCAGAAAATGCTTCGGCGCGCGTACTATTAGGTTGGACTCAACACTTGGCTGGACACCAAAAAACTGCCGCCGAGTCTCTTTTACCAGTAGTTTACAACGATCCACAATACGTCCCTGCTCTCAATGCTTTGGGAATTGTCTATTTAGTTAATGGTGATGTTACGGCGGCGGTAGTTACTCATACTTGGGCGGCGATGTTAGAACCCAATAATGAAATTGCTTACTATAATTTAAGCCTGTCTCTACATCAATTGAAGTTGTATAGCTTGGCGGTTTCTACAGCTACAAAGGCGGCGCAACTTGAACCTAATAATCCTCATTCCTTGGTTGCTAAAGCGATCGCTTACTGGAGTTTAGGCGACTTCACTTCTGCTAAACTTACTTATCGTCAAGCCTTAAATCTAGATCCAAGGTACAATAACCCTTTTTTTCTGAAGCATCTCCAAAAAGCAGCTTTTAGTCAATCCCAAATTGCGATCGCCGAGCAAATTCTGTCTGCGAAAAAATAA
- a CDS encoding putative bifunctional diguanylate cyclase/phosphodiesterase, translated as MSKLLAISQTNLYLYSVLSKFPYVNSYKGKIMLIAFLGTHVPLLSILIYFIVSASFTIDVKMRIIAIALVATLIGTALTLYALHNLVAPVTLTFLALRDYLNNRQLPNLPTNFTDEAGILMADTTHTLKKLDEIIEHIASYDELTGLPNRVLFHDRLQQILVQNQNNQLFAVISLSLDKLKNINNTLGHEVGDLMLRSVAQKLTNCICDMDILARLDGSKFAIIQTNIDSVDEVVNLAEKIIYELAKPVLINNTEVFSSVSIGISNYPSDRTGIDNLLTNAVMAMDRAKQQGQNKYQFYCSELNKNLQERLFLEKELHNAIQNKEMFLQYQPQICLHSGKIIGVEALLRWISPIHGFVSPAKFIPIAEETGLIISIGEWVLRTACTQNRSWQLAGLPLIKMAVNISSRQFKEQNLVELTNQVLQETDLEANYLELEITESLIIENVQQAINTMNQLHDMGITLSLDDFGTGYSSLNYLKRLPIDILKIDQSFVRELVADSDDAAIVKAIISLAHNLKLSVIAEGVETQAQLEYLQKNGCDKIQGYYISRPVSAEALAKLLQQESNLTCNINNLAIAA; from the coding sequence ATGTCGAAACTCCTCGCAATATCTCAAACTAATTTATATTTATATTCAGTATTGTCAAAGTTTCCTTATGTCAATAGTTACAAGGGCAAAATCATGTTAATTGCCTTTTTAGGTACTCACGTACCATTACTATCGATACTAATTTATTTTATAGTTTCTGCATCCTTTACTATAGATGTAAAAATGCGGATAATTGCGATCGCATTAGTAGCAACTTTAATCGGTACAGCCTTAACACTTTACGCTTTACATAACTTAGTTGCGCCAGTTACTTTAACATTTTTGGCGTTGCGTGATTATCTTAACAATCGTCAATTACCCAATCTACCTACTAATTTTACTGATGAAGCTGGTATTTTGATGGCAGATACTACTCACACTTTAAAAAAGTTAGACGAAATTATCGAACATATTGCTAGTTACGATGAACTAACTGGATTGCCCAATCGAGTTTTATTTCATGATAGGTTGCAACAAATTTTAGTACAAAATCAAAACAATCAATTATTTGCGGTAATTTCGTTAAGTTTAGATAAACTGAAAAATATTAATAATACTTTAGGACATGAAGTTGGCGATCTCATGCTTAGAAGTGTTGCTCAAAAACTGACTAACTGTATTTGCGACATGGATATATTGGCACGTCTTGATGGCAGTAAGTTCGCAATTATTCAAACTAATATTGATTCTGTAGATGAAGTAGTTAATTTAGCAGAAAAAATTATTTATGAGTTAGCAAAACCTGTACTAATAAATAATACAGAAGTTTTTAGTAGTGTCAGTATTGGTATTAGTAATTATCCTAGTGATCGCACCGGAATAGATAATTTATTAACTAACGCTGTGATGGCGATGGATAGAGCTAAACAACAAGGGCAAAACAAATATCAATTTTATTGCAGCGAATTAAATAAAAACTTACAAGAGCGATTGTTTTTGGAAAAAGAATTGCATAATGCAATTCAAAATAAAGAAATGTTTTTACAGTATCAACCACAAATTTGCCTTCACAGTGGAAAAATCATTGGTGTAGAAGCTTTGTTGCGCTGGATTAGTCCGATTCATGGGTTTGTTTCTCCGGCTAAATTTATTCCTATTGCTGAAGAAACGGGTTTAATTATTTCTATTGGTGAATGGGTACTACGTACTGCTTGTACGCAAAATCGTAGCTGGCAATTAGCCGGATTACCGCTAATTAAAATGGCAGTTAATATCTCGTCACGCCAATTTAAAGAACAAAACTTGGTAGAACTTACTAATCAAGTTTTACAAGAGACTGATTTAGAGGCTAATTATTTAGAATTAGAAATAACTGAAAGCTTGATTATAGAAAATGTCCAGCAAGCAATTAATACTATGAATCAATTGCACGATATGGGTATTACTTTATCACTAGATGATTTTGGTACAGGTTATTCATCGCTAAATTATTTGAAACGTTTACCGATTGACATACTCAAAATAGATCAGTCTTTTGTACGTGAATTAGTAGCTGATTCTGACGATGCAGCGATTGTCAAAGCAATTATTTCTTTAGCGCATAACTTAAAATTAAGTGTAATCGCCGAAGGTGTAGAAACTCAGGCACAGCTAGAATACTTGCAAAAAAATGGCTGTGATAAAATTCAAGGTTACTATATCAGCCGTCCGGTTTCGGCGGAAGCATTAGCCAAGCTATTGCAGCAAGAAAGCAATTTAACTTGTAACATTAATAACTTAGCGATCGCCGCTTAA
- the pstB gene encoding phosphate ABC transporter ATP-binding protein PstB: MPTETPTINQTQTILRTENVNVYYGNFLALKNISLDIPKNRITSFIGPSGCGKSTLLRCYNRLNDLIDSFRAEGKIFYYDQNLYASSIDPVEVRRQIGMVFQKPNPFPKSIYDNITFGAKINGYRGDMDELVEQSLRQAALWDEVKDKLNQSGLSLSGGQQQRLCIARAVAVQPDIILMDEPCSALDPISTIKIEELLQDLKKKYTIVIVTHNMQQASRVSDKTAFFNVEPTDKGGRMGYLVEYDNTEVIFQNPQEESTQQYVSGRFG, encoded by the coding sequence ATGCCTACTGAAACCCCAACTATCAATCAAACGCAGACTATTCTACGAACCGAAAATGTCAATGTTTACTATGGCAATTTCTTAGCTCTCAAAAATATTTCCTTGGATATTCCCAAAAACCGGATTACCTCTTTTATTGGCCCTTCCGGTTGTGGAAAAAGTACATTGCTGCGGTGCTACAACCGTCTCAATGACCTAATTGATAGTTTCCGCGCTGAGGGGAAAATTTTTTACTACGATCAAAACCTTTATGCGTCTTCCATAGATCCTGTAGAAGTGCGGCGACAAATAGGTATGGTATTTCAAAAACCTAACCCTTTCCCCAAATCAATTTACGACAATATTACCTTTGGCGCTAAGATTAATGGCTATCGCGGCGACATGGACGAATTGGTAGAACAATCTCTAAGACAAGCAGCTTTATGGGATGAAGTCAAAGACAAACTCAACCAAAGCGGCTTATCTCTTTCTGGGGGACAACAACAGCGTTTGTGTATTGCGCGGGCGGTGGCAGTCCAGCCTGATATTATTTTAATGGATGAACCCTGTTCGGCGCTCGATCCAATTTCAACTATCAAAATTGAAGAATTGCTACAAGACCTCAAGAAAAAATACACGATTGTGATTGTTACTCACAATATGCAGCAAGCCTCGCGGGTGTCGGATAAAACGGCATTTTTCAACGTCGAGCCTACAGACAAAGGTGGGAGAATGGGTTACTTAGTGGAATATGACAATACTGAAGTTATTTTCCAAAATCCGCAAGAAGAATCAACCCAACAGTATGTAAGCGGACGCTTTGGCTAA